In one window of Helianthus annuus cultivar XRQ/B chromosome 17, HanXRQr2.0-SUNRISE, whole genome shotgun sequence DNA:
- the LOC110925027 gene encoding leucine-rich repeat extensin-like protein 5 translates to MPPRLRGRGKGPMRGGPSSAGPSHRRTPSASFSTSDSRDMWGQPFEPARHSVLLSSLPSFHPSFGPFAPNEPEHSHHSDQSHHSHESYPPHNSLQSHSFHHSESPYSPRQFNPADYVNDFLGYNPLGPEDHFSQEMEMDDDPDPEMQTGTPGHPISISSGSPFQGSPYSGPDSFQERMATYDWFFTPSYHSSPAQPPLDDPQLQAVSPPPLPVEEPPQQPLQPPPEPPRRRRNARMSVRGGPRFSSPRGSSSYPPIPEDPQMGGPSNAAPEADPPQASYAPPMPPMGFDNPIPTYPGSSGYNPYGDPSGYPLGYGTHDPYLTAAQYHHLYPSSYPLVPPTDYPIQGYQYPPYQPPPSQQLQQQQQNQEILERLDRVEQKTKKNKERHISFMKGLANLIKGKKK, encoded by the coding sequence ATGCCTCCGAGACTAAGAGGACGTGGCAAGGGTCCCATGCGTGGAGGACCGTCATCTGCTGGGCCATCACACAGACGCACTCCATCGGCGTCTTTTTCCACCTCCGACTCCCGCGATATGTGGGGTCAACCCTTCGAGCCGGCAAGACACTCAGTCTTGCTCAGCTCTTTACCATCTTTTCATCCGTCTTTCGGACCATTTGCTCCAAATGAGCCCGAACACTCTCACCATTCGGACCAATCTCACCACTCGCATGAATCATACCCACCGCATAACTCTTTACAATCTCATTCATTTCATCATTCCGAATCCCCCTACTCTCCAAGACAATTCAACCCAGCCGACTATGTGAACGACTTCCTTGGCTACAACCCGCTGGGCCCTGAGGACCATTTCTCTCAGGAAATGGAGATGGATGACGACCCCGACCCGGAAATGCAAACAGGAACCCCGGGCCACCCTATCAGCATATCTAGTGGGTCTCCGTTCCAGGGATCTCCTTATAGTGGACCCGACTCCTTCCAAGAGAGGATGGCTACCTATGACTGGTTCTTTACTCCATCTTATCATAGCTCTCCGGCTCAACCACCTTTAGATGATCCTCAACTTCAAGctgtctcaccaccaccactccctGTAGAGGAGCCACCGCAGCAGCCACTGCAACCACCTCCCGAGCCTCCGAGGCGAAGGAGGAACGCTCGCATGTCCGTTAGAGGAGGACCCCGTTTTAGTTCTCCTCGAGGGTCGAGTTCCTATCCCCCTATTCCAGAGGACCCTCAGATGGGTGGGCCCTCAAATGCGGCACCGGAGGCTGATCCTCCGCAAGCTTCTTATGCACCACCTATGCCGCCCATGGGATTTGATAACCCAATTCCGACGTACCCAGGTTCTTCTGGGTATAATCCTTATGGAGACCCGTCGGGATATCCATTGGGCTACGGAACTCATGACCCATATCTTACGGCTGCTCAGTATCACCACCTTTATCCTTCTTCTTACCCCCTTGTGCCTCCAACTGACTACCCTATTCAGGGTTATCAGTATCCTCCGTATCAGCCACCTCCTTCCCAGCAActacagcagcagcaacaaaacCAGGAAATCTTGGAGAGGTTGGACAGGGTTGAGCAGAAGACCAAGAAGAACAAGGAGAGGCACATTAGCTTCATGAAGGGCCTTGCCAACCTTATCAAGGGGAAGAAGAAATAG
- the LOC118488797 gene encoding uncharacterized protein LOC118488797, with translation MKGVGKDMAKYLGDFQFGVGVPNGAEAVLHSANRLLNTHHQDGSLAMLTVDFSNAFNLVDRTALLNEVRKMCPSISAWVDFLYGQPARLYVGNNNIWSSTGVQQGDPLGPLLFALVLHPLVLRIRDRCKLLFHAWYLDDGTLIGDATQVAKALDIIRVEGPSLGLLLNIKKTEVFWPTCDGVKTQEGLFPREIGRPVHGVKLLGGAVSRDEEFISGLALKIAKCAVELMGCLKRLRDPQSELLLLRSCMGVAKLLFGLRTCQPSFVGEAVSVFDKGLRNAIENIVVCGGAFFGDLQWRLASPPTRFGGLGICSAEDASSYAFVASRAQSWVLQDHILRECGGGLLDSDYMGALDNLHSSLPDLDLGVEEKFALSPRQRAVFECLRAPHAQDFLSVVPIEGLGQCMSAVEYRAILKYRLMVPLFPVDDPCPVCRKSCLDTFGEHAIHCKELPGFKYRHDLVRDVLYDVLKRAGISAKKEAPVNFLTDPLEGRSTLRPADILVFGWEGGKHACVDLTGVSPLVGLRDHGFVAGQAITKAEAAKVAKHEKACIENQHVLTPFAFDTFGALAPDAWISFVSDLIVSHTRTKKYGFNEQPDYF, from the exons ATGAAGGGAGTGGGGAAGGATATGGCCAAATATCTTGGAGACTTTCAGTTTGGGGTCGGGGTTCCAAACGGGGCTGAGGCGGTTCTTCATAGTGCCAACAGGCTCTTAAATACGCACCACCAAGACGGGTCGTTGGCTATGCTTACCGTCGATTTCTCGAATGCCTTTAATCTTGTGGATAGAACTGCTCTTTTAAATGAGGTAAGGAAAATGTGTCCATCCATCTCTGCTTGGGTTGATTTTTTATACGGGCAACCAGCTAGGCTTTATGTGGGGAATAATAATATTTGGTCTTCCACAGGGGTTCAGCAGGGGGATCCTTTAGGGCCTCTCCTTTTTGCCCTTGTTTTACACCCTCTTGTTCTCCGAATCAGAGATCGTTGCAAGCTCCTTTTTCATGCCTGGTACCTGGATGATGGGACCCTTATTGGAGATGCTACTCAGGTGGCCAAAGCTTTAGACATCATTAGAGTGGAGGGCCCCTCATTGGGCCTCCTTCTCAACATTAAAAAAACTGAAGTTTTTTGGCCTACATGCGACGGGGTGAAGACTCAAGAGGGTTTATTTCCGCGGGAGATTGGTAGGCCGGTGCATGGTGTGAAACTCTTGGGTGGTGCTGTCAGCAGAGATGAGGAGTTTATTAGTGGTTTGGCCCTTAAAATAGCTAAATGTGCGGTTGAGTTGATGGGATGTCTCAAACGTCTTCGGGACCCTCAGAGCGAACTCCTCCTGCTTCGTTCGTGTATGGGGGTTGCTAAACTGCTGTTTGGGCTAAGGACGTGTCAGCCTTCTTTTGTTGGGGAAGCCGTCTCTGTTTTTGACAAGGGGCTTCGGAATGCGATCGAGAACATTGTTGTTTGTGGGGGTGCCTTTTTCGGGGACCTACAATGGAGGTTAGCTTCCCCCCCGACCCGTTTTGGGGGGCTTGGGATTTGCTCAGCTGAGGATGCCTCTTCCTATGCTTTTGTGGCTTCAAGAGCCCAATCTTGGGTTCTTCAAGACCACATCCTTCGTGAATGTGGTGGTGGGTTATTGGACTCTGATTACATGGGTGCGTTGGACAACCTGCATAGTTCTCTTCCCGATCTTGATCTCGgcg TTGAAGAGAAGTTTGCTTTGTCTCCACGGCAGCGAGCCGTGTTTGAGTGTTTGCGAGCCCCCCATGCTCAGGATTTCCTGTCTGTTGTTCCCATTGAAGGTTTAGGGCAATGTatgtcggctgtggaataccgGGCTATCCTCAAGTACCGGCTGATGGTACCGCTTTTCCCGGTTGATGACCCATGTCCTGTATGTCGGAAGTCTTGCTTGGATACTTTTGGGGAGCATGCAATCCATTGCAAAGAATTACCAGGGTTTAAATATCGACACGATTTAGTTCGTGATGTGCTTTATGATGTCCTTAAGCGAGCAGGGATCTCGGCGAAAAAGGAAGCTCCGGTGAACTTCTTGACCGATCCAttagaagggagatctaccctaCGGCCCGCTGACATTCTTGTTTTTGGATGGGAAGGAGGAAAACACGCGTGTGTTGATTTGACAGGTGTGTCCCCCCTCGTTGGGCTAAGGGACCACGGGTTTGTGGCTGGTCAAGCAATAACTAAGGCAGAGGCGGCCAAAGTAGCTAAGCATGAGAAAGCTTGCATCGAGAATCAGCACGTGCTCACCCCATTCGCTTTCGATACTtttggcgctctcgcccctgacgcg TGGATTAGCTTTGTTTCGGACTTGATCGTATCCCACACAAGAACAAAAAAATATGGCTTCAATGAACAACCAGATTACTTTTAA